Proteins encoded within one genomic window of Alteribacter populi:
- the dnaB gene encoding replicative DNA helicase has protein sequence MSDLFADRTPPQNVEAEQAVLGAIFIEDEALVTASERLMPDDFYRAAHQRIYSVMLTLSEKGEPVDLVTVTSELQNKNWLEEIGGVTYLSDLANAVPTAANVDYYSQIVEEKSLLRRLIRVATNIAADGYAADEEVDAILNDAEKTILEVSHKKNTSAFKDIKDVLVSAYDNIEMLQHHSGEITGIPTGFTELDGMTAGFQRNDLIIVAARPSVGKTAFALNISQNVATKTDENVAIFSLEMGAEQLIMRMLCAEGNIDAQRLRTGELNDEDWQKLTMAMGSLSKAGIYIDDTPGIKVNDIRAKCRRLKQEKGLGMIMIDYLQLIQGDARSGEGRQQEVSEISRALKGLARELEVPVIALSQLSRGVESRQDKRPMMSDIRESGSIEQDADIVAFLYRDDYYDKESENKDIIEIIIAKQRNGPVGTCELAFVKEYNKFVNLERRYDEGDIPPGA, from the coding sequence ATGAGCGATTTATTTGCGGATCGCACCCCGCCACAAAATGTCGAAGCCGAGCAAGCCGTGCTGGGTGCCATCTTTATTGAAGATGAAGCCCTTGTCACGGCTTCTGAGCGTTTAATGCCAGACGATTTTTACCGAGCTGCACATCAGCGGATTTATTCCGTCATGCTCACACTTTCTGAAAAAGGAGAGCCAGTTGATTTAGTCACGGTAACGTCTGAGCTGCAAAACAAAAATTGGCTTGAAGAAATTGGCGGTGTGACCTATTTAAGTGACTTGGCCAATGCAGTACCTACTGCAGCCAACGTTGATTACTACAGCCAAATCGTTGAAGAAAAATCATTACTTCGCCGACTGATTCGTGTGGCAACAAACATTGCTGCCGATGGATATGCAGCCGATGAAGAAGTAGATGCGATTTTAAATGACGCTGAAAAAACGATACTTGAAGTATCTCATAAAAAAAACACGAGTGCCTTTAAAGATATTAAAGACGTTCTAGTCAGTGCATATGATAATATTGAAATGCTCCAGCATCATAGTGGTGAAATTACGGGAATTCCTACTGGATTCACCGAGCTAGATGGTATGACAGCCGGCTTTCAACGTAACGATTTAATCATTGTAGCTGCCCGTCCCTCAGTAGGTAAGACTGCTTTTGCTCTGAATATTAGTCAAAATGTCGCTACGAAAACCGATGAAAATGTAGCGATATTCAGTTTAGAGATGGGCGCAGAGCAGCTGATCATGCGTATGCTTTGTGCTGAGGGTAACATCGATGCCCAACGGCTCCGTACCGGGGAGCTGAACGATGAAGATTGGCAAAAGCTGACGATGGCAATGGGAAGCCTGTCTAAGGCGGGTATTTACATTGATGACACACCTGGGATAAAAGTAAATGACATTCGTGCAAAATGTCGTCGATTGAAGCAAGAGAAGGGCCTTGGAATGATTATGATTGACTACCTTCAGCTCATTCAAGGGGATGCCCGAAGTGGAGAAGGCCGTCAGCAGGAAGTAAGTGAAATTTCCCGTGCTTTAAAAGGACTCGCCCGTGAGCTCGAAGTACCTGTCATTGCCTTATCTCAGCTCTCCCGTGGTGTAGAATCCCGCCAAGACAAGCGTCCTATGATGTCCGACATTCGTGAGTCAGGAAGTATCGAGCAAGATGCCGATATCGTCGCTTTCCTTTATCGTGATGATTACTATGACAAGGAATCGGAAAACAAAGATATTATTGAAATCATTATTGCTAAACAACGTAACGGTCCGGTTGGCACATGTGAACTGGCCTTTGTAAAAGAATACAATAAATTCGTTAACTTGGAACGCCGCTACGACGAAGGCGATATTCCACCAGGTGCATAA
- the ssb gene encoding single-stranded DNA-binding protein: MINRVVLVGRLTKDPELRYTANGIAVATFTLAVNRPFSNQQGNREADFLNIVVWRKQAENVANYLKKGSMAGVDGRMQSRSYDNNEGRRVFVTEIVADSVQFLETKGSGGGGGNRDQQYGGGNYGQNNDGYQNNPNQGQSGQGRQSDFSDDPFANDGKPIDINDDDLPF; the protein is encoded by the coding sequence ATGATTAACCGCGTTGTACTAGTCGGAAGATTAACAAAAGACCCTGAGTTAAGGTATACAGCAAATGGTATTGCCGTTGCTACGTTTACGTTAGCAGTTAACCGTCCCTTTTCGAACCAACAAGGGAACCGTGAAGCGGACTTTCTAAACATCGTTGTTTGGAGAAAGCAAGCGGAAAACGTAGCGAATTATTTGAAAAAAGGCAGCATGGCCGGTGTTGATGGCAGGATGCAAAGTCGTAGCTATGATAATAACGAAGGACGCCGCGTCTTTGTTACAGAAATTGTCGCTGATAGTGTACAATTTCTTGAAACGAAAGGCAGTGGTGGCGGCGGTGGAAACCGTGATCAACAATATGGCGGTGGAAACTACGGTCAAAATAACGACGGTTATCAAAACAATCCTAACCAAGGCCAATCTGGTCAAGGTAGACAATCCGACTTCTCTGATGACCCATTTGCTAACGACGGTAAACCGATCGACATCAATGATGATGATCTTCCGTTCTAA
- a CDS encoding peptidoglycan DD-metalloendopeptidase family protein — protein sequence MLTLAQESNQEIGQHKRYIRHFILIVLTTLFTIGVSAQVSADHSLEEDESEGLTTVYHVYYGEERIGFVSHEEDVNELIDSEIEKVEKDYEDLVLTTSKEVDVIPERVFQARVINDVTLDKLADLIEVKAEALALTVGDEEAGYLSAEHDVEDFVEYLKLQYVSEEELEAFENDEEDNNLEVGNSKLLDVSVSEEFEYEEVLVTLEDIQSKEDLVEVMETGAVQEAEYEVEEGDVLGSIAADHDLSVKELLDANPGMDDDTLIQIGDTIQVTVQEPLLHVVVEKVSKDEESIPYQTKTEEDDSMDKGKTEVKQEGKEGKKVVQSKTIMKNGQTSSSEVIDEETVSEPEDRIVVKGTKEVQQTTSRGSGQLAWPAVGGYISSYQGTRWGRFHKGIDIAQPSNRDILAAEGGTVTSASYENGYGNTVRISHSNGLETVYAHLSDMSVSSGQSVSRGQQIGTMGQTGNSTGIHLHFEVYKNGSLEDPMDYLNR from the coding sequence ATGCTTACTTTAGCCCAGGAATCCAACCAAGAGATTGGTCAACATAAACGATACATACGACATTTCATATTAATAGTATTAACGACACTATTTACAATTGGAGTTTCTGCACAAGTCAGTGCGGATCACAGTTTAGAAGAAGATGAATCAGAAGGTCTGACGACGGTTTATCATGTTTATTATGGAGAAGAGCGCATTGGTTTTGTGAGTCATGAAGAAGATGTGAATGAGCTCATAGATTCAGAGATTGAAAAAGTTGAAAAAGACTATGAAGATCTCGTTCTTACGACGTCGAAGGAAGTCGACGTTATTCCCGAGCGCGTATTCCAGGCTCGTGTAATTAATGATGTGACTCTGGATAAATTAGCCGATCTAATAGAAGTGAAAGCCGAGGCTCTTGCACTCACAGTTGGAGATGAAGAGGCAGGATATTTAAGTGCAGAACATGATGTTGAAGATTTTGTTGAATACCTCAAGTTACAATATGTAAGTGAAGAAGAGCTCGAAGCATTTGAGAATGATGAAGAAGACAACAATCTTGAAGTAGGAAATTCAAAGCTTCTTGATGTGAGCGTATCTGAAGAATTTGAATATGAAGAAGTCCTTGTTACGCTTGAAGATATTCAGTCTAAAGAAGACTTAGTTGAAGTAATGGAAACAGGTGCGGTTCAAGAAGCGGAATATGAAGTTGAAGAAGGGGATGTTCTCGGTTCAATAGCTGCAGATCATGACCTTTCAGTAAAAGAATTATTAGACGCAAACCCGGGAATGGATGATGATACACTCATTCAAATTGGTGATACTATTCAAGTGACAGTTCAGGAACCATTATTACATGTCGTTGTTGAGAAAGTGTCAAAAGACGAGGAGTCAATCCCTTATCAAACAAAGACAGAAGAAGACGACAGTATGGATAAAGGTAAAACAGAAGTGAAACAAGAAGGAAAAGAAGGAAAAAAGGTCGTTCAATCAAAAACGATTATGAAAAACGGTCAAACATCCTCAAGTGAAGTTATAGATGAAGAAACAGTATCTGAACCGGAAGACCGAATTGTGGTTAAAGGAACAAAGGAAGTTCAACAAACAACTTCACGAGGTAGTGGACAGCTTGCATGGCCTGCGGTAGGTGGCTATATTTCCAGCTATCAGGGTACACGGTGGGGAAGATTCCACAAAGGGATTGACATTGCGCAACCATCAAACCGTGACATTCTCGCTGCTGAGGGTGGAACAGTCACATCTGCTAGTTATGAAAACGGATATGGTAACACTGTGAGAATCAGTCACAGTAACGGATTGGAGACTGTTTATGCTCATTTAAGTGACATGAGTGTAAGTTCGGGTCAGAGTGTTTCTCGCGGTCAACAAATTGGAACGATGGGACAGACAGGAAATTCGACAGGTATTCATCTTCACTTTGAAGTATACAAGAATGGAAGTCTTGAAGACCCGATGGACTATTTAAATAGATAA
- the yycF gene encoding response regulator YycF — translation MDKQLILVVDDEQPIADILKFGLEKDGFDVVCAYDGNEAIEKVKEHVPDLILLDIMLPYRDGMEVCREVRKTYDMPIIMLTAKDSEIDKVLGLELGADDYVTKPFSTRELVARVKANLRRNQKVQEPEQDNKDIQVGPLLIQPDAYLVTKRGQPIELTHREFELVYYLGKHLGQVMTREHLLQAVWGYDYFGDVRTVDVTVRRLREKVEDNPSHPTWIVTRRGVGYYLRNADQES, via the coding sequence ATGGACAAGCAACTAATTTTAGTGGTTGATGATGAACAACCGATTGCAGATATTTTAAAATTCGGACTTGAAAAAGATGGTTTTGATGTCGTTTGTGCTTATGATGGAAACGAAGCGATTGAAAAAGTAAAAGAACACGTACCAGATTTAATATTATTAGATATTATGCTTCCATATCGTGATGGAATGGAAGTGTGTCGTGAAGTAAGAAAAACCTATGATATGCCAATTATTATGCTTACAGCAAAAGATTCTGAGATTGATAAGGTACTGGGATTAGAGCTTGGAGCAGATGATTACGTCACGAAACCTTTTAGTACACGGGAGTTAGTTGCTCGTGTGAAAGCCAATTTGCGACGAAATCAAAAAGTTCAGGAACCAGAGCAAGATAATAAAGACATTCAAGTCGGTCCTCTGCTGATCCAGCCAGATGCTTACCTGGTTACAAAGCGTGGTCAGCCTATTGAGCTGACTCACCGTGAATTTGAACTTGTCTATTATTTGGGGAAACATTTAGGGCAAGTTATGACGCGCGAACATTTACTACAAGCCGTTTGGGGATATGATTATTTCGGTGATGTCCGTACGGTTGATGTGACGGTACGACGTCTGCGTGAAAAAGTAGAGGACAATCCAAGTCATCCAACGTGGATCGTTACAAGACGTGGGGTTGGTTATTACTTGCGTAACGCCGACCAGGAGAGTTGA
- the rpsF gene encoding 30S ribosomal protein S6, which translates to MRKYEIMYIVRPNLEEAATKEIIERYNKVLTDNGAELEKVEEVGKKRLAYEINDYKEGYYVILNVNSNPEAISEFDRLVKINENVMRNIAVRDDE; encoded by the coding sequence ATGCGCAAGTACGAAATCATGTACATTGTACGTCCTAACCTTGAAGAGGCTGCTACGAAAGAAATTATCGAGCGATACAACAAGGTTTTGACTGATAACGGCGCGGAATTGGAAAAGGTTGAGGAAGTAGGAAAGAAACGCCTTGCTTACGAAATCAACGATTACAAAGAGGGTTACTACGTGATCTTAAACGTAAACTCTAACCCTGAAGCCATTTCTGAGTTCGATCGTTTGGTGAAAATCAACGAAAACGTTATGCGTAACATCGCTGTACGCGACGATGAATAA
- the rpsR gene encoding 30S ribosomal protein S18, which yields MARRGRPKRRKVCYFTVNKITKIDYKDVDLLKRFISERGKILPRRVTGTSAKYQRQLTRAIKRARTMALLPFVTGE from the coding sequence ATGGCTCGTCGTGGACGTCCAAAACGTCGTAAGGTTTGTTACTTTACAGTAAACAAAATTACGAAAATCGACTACAAAGATGTAGATTTGCTTAAGCGATTCATTTCTGAGCGTGGAAAAATTCTTCCTCGCCGTGTGACTGGTACTTCTGCAAAATACCAACGCCAATTGACTCGTGCTATTAAACGCGCTCGCACAATGGCATTATTACCATTTGTAACTGGTGAGTAA
- a CDS encoding adenylosuccinate synthase codes for MPSVVVVGTQWGDEGKGKITDYLSEQAELVARYQGGNNAGHTIVFGGVKYKLHLIPSGIFYSDKTCVIGNGMVIDPKALVEELKYLHDKGVDTSNLRISNRAHVILPYHLKLDAVEEDSKGANKIGTTKKGIGPAYMDKAARVGIRIADLLDKETFEEKLELNLRDKNRLLEKVYEVEGFKKEDILEEYYNYGQEISNYVTDTSVVLNDALDEGRRVLFEGAQGVMLDIDQGTYPFVTSSNPIAGGVTIGSGVGPSKINHVVGVSKAYTTRVGDGPFPTELTDEVGDRIRDVGNEYGTTTGRPRRVGWFDSVVVRHARRVSGITDLSLNSIDVLSGIKKLKICVAYEYKGEIIDEFPASLKVLAECKPVYEELDGWDEDITGVKSLHELPKNALYYVERISQLTGIPLSVFSVGPDRSQTNLVRGVFA; via the coding sequence ATGCCATCGGTTGTTGTGGTAGGAACACAATGGGGAGACGAAGGAAAAGGAAAAATTACAGATTACTTATCAGAGCAAGCTGAGTTAGTTGCTCGTTACCAAGGAGGAAATAATGCCGGTCATACGATCGTGTTTGGTGGAGTAAAATACAAGCTTCATCTTATTCCTTCAGGGATTTTTTACAGTGATAAGACATGTGTGATCGGTAATGGAATGGTCATTGATCCGAAAGCGCTCGTGGAAGAATTGAAATATCTTCACGATAAAGGGGTCGACACAAGCAATTTGCGAATCAGTAATCGCGCTCATGTTATTTTACCTTATCACCTCAAATTAGATGCAGTAGAAGAAGACAGCAAAGGCGCGAATAAAATCGGTACGACGAAAAAAGGTATTGGCCCTGCATACATGGACAAAGCCGCTCGCGTTGGAATTCGTATTGCAGATCTTTTGGATAAAGAAACCTTTGAAGAAAAACTTGAACTCAACCTTCGAGACAAAAATCGCCTTCTTGAAAAAGTATACGAAGTAGAAGGCTTCAAAAAAGAAGACATTCTCGAAGAATACTATAACTATGGTCAAGAAATTTCTAATTATGTAACAGACACGTCTGTTGTTTTAAACGATGCGTTAGACGAAGGGCGCCGTGTTTTATTTGAAGGTGCTCAAGGGGTTATGTTGGACATTGACCAAGGTACCTACCCATTTGTAACGTCTTCTAACCCAATTGCAGGTGGCGTAACGATAGGATCCGGTGTAGGCCCGTCGAAAATTAACCACGTTGTTGGTGTATCGAAGGCTTACACAACTCGCGTAGGTGATGGTCCATTTCCAACCGAATTGACTGATGAAGTCGGCGATCGAATCCGTGACGTAGGAAATGAATACGGAACAACTACTGGGCGTCCGCGCCGTGTCGGTTGGTTCGACAGTGTTGTTGTTCGTCATGCTCGTCGCGTGAGTGGCATTACAGACCTGTCGCTGAACTCAATCGATGTATTAAGTGGAATTAAGAAGCTGAAAATTTGTGTTGCTTATGAATATAAAGGGGAAATCATTGACGAGTTCCCTGCCAGCTTAAAAGTCCTTGCTGAGTGTAAACCGGTATACGAAGAACTCGATGGCTGGGATGAGGACATCACAGGCGTCAAGTCCTTACATGAATTGCCGAAAAATGCCCTTTATTACGTAGAGCGCATCTCACAGCTTACTGGCATTCCATTGAGTGTCTTCTCAGTTGGACCGGACCGCAGTCAGACGAACTTAGTTCGTGGCGTATTCGCGTAA
- the rplI gene encoding 50S ribosomal protein L9, producing MKVIFLQDVKGKGKKGDVKNVSEGYARNYLLKNNLAIEANNANMKSLEKKKESQNKKAQQEVEDAKAFKGKIESTTVELKAKAGDGGRLFGAVTNKQVAEKLKKMDMKVDKRKIVMKEPIRALGYTNVEVKLHPEVTATVKVHVTEE from the coding sequence ATGAAAGTAATTTTTCTACAAGACGTTAAAGGAAAAGGGAAAAAAGGAGATGTTAAAAACGTCTCTGAAGGCTATGCGCGTAACTATTTATTAAAAAATAACCTTGCGATTGAAGCGAATAATGCGAACATGAAAAGTCTCGAAAAGAAAAAAGAAAGCCAAAATAAGAAGGCTCAGCAAGAAGTCGAAGATGCTAAAGCATTTAAAGGTAAAATCGAAAGTACAACAGTAGAACTGAAAGCGAAAGCTGGTGACGGTGGACGTTTATTCGGAGCTGTTACAAATAAACAAGTTGCAGAAAAGCTGAAAAAAATGGATATGAAAGTCGATAAACGTAAAATCGTTATGAAAGAACCGATCCGTGCGTTAGGTTATACGAACGTAGAAGTTAAGCTCCATCCGGAAGTGACTGCCACGGTAAAGGTACACGTGACAGAAGAATAA
- a CDS encoding YybS family protein — translation MNESSNAIKEGVLFLGIYFLLILSTLFIPFVGLLTVFLLPIPFILFGKKYGLKPSLYLLLVSFVLLLILAYPLAIIFTITFASTGVVIGELYRREKPAFAVLLGGSLTVITALIVNFIGSIVLLDIHPIRAVQDVLTDSVEQTESMLAVFGDQQATFEAAQELIDQLIVITPSLFILIGVAFAFIVQWLASITARMLKSEVSTFPPLREWSFPKAFIWYYLIMYIFILIGVDEGTTMYTIVYNLFPILEMVMVIQGLALIFFFFHKKKIHIAVPISILFLSVLFPFMLYLVRILGIIDLGFELRKRLDSNK, via the coding sequence ATGAATGAATCATCCAATGCTATAAAAGAAGGGGTTCTCTTCTTAGGGATTTACTTTCTTCTGATTTTGAGCACACTCTTTATTCCGTTTGTTGGGTTATTAACGGTATTTTTATTACCGATACCCTTTATTTTATTTGGGAAAAAATACGGGTTAAAGCCGAGCCTCTATTTATTGTTAGTGAGCTTTGTCCTGCTGTTGATCCTAGCTTACCCGTTAGCCATTATCTTTACGATCACGTTTGCCTCTACAGGAGTCGTTATTGGTGAATTGTACCGACGTGAAAAACCAGCCTTTGCTGTACTTCTTGGAGGCTCGTTAACCGTTATTACGGCGTTGATCGTTAACTTTATCGGGAGTATCGTTCTGTTAGATATTCATCCGATTCGTGCGGTGCAAGATGTACTGACTGATTCGGTTGAGCAAACAGAATCGATGTTGGCGGTTTTTGGGGATCAACAGGCGACTTTTGAAGCAGCGCAAGAGTTAATTGATCAACTTATTGTCATCACACCTTCTTTATTTATTTTAATAGGGGTTGCGTTTGCGTTTATTGTTCAATGGCTCGCTTCGATTACCGCGAGGATGCTGAAATCCGAAGTAAGCACATTTCCACCACTTAGAGAATGGTCCTTTCCAAAAGCGTTTATTTGGTACTACTTAATAATGTATATTTTCATTTTAATAGGCGTAGATGAAGGCACCACGATGTATACAATCGTTTATAATTTATTTCCGATCTTAGAAATGGTCATGGTAATTCAAGGACTTGCTCTTATTTTCTTCTTTTTCCATAAAAAGAAGATTCATATTGCAGTGCCAATTTCCATTTTATTTCTGAGTGTCCTTTTCCCATTTATGCTGTATCTCGTCCGTATATTAGGTATAATTGATTTAGGATTTGAGTTGAGGAAGCGATTAGACTCAAACAAGTAG
- a CDS encoding DHH family phosphoesterase, giving the protein MPNFLLKRWHGYHVIALLSIAILFTGILTYYQWQLGLIGFLSIGLVFVFVIRAKTQFEKEFTNYVSTLSYRVNKAGEEAVTKLPIGMILYNEERSIQWINPYMSALLANETLGEQLSVVSDKLPDLLETEQGEFLITLGERKYRVVHESNERLLYFFNVTEEQEIKALFERDKTVIGLVYLDNYDEVTQGMDDQLRSKLLTHVTDVLNSWSKQHDILLRRISSDRFIAIFNEDALYHLEQNRFTLLDEVREVTGQEKVSLTLSIGIGSGHSSLRELGALAQSSLDLALGRGGDQVAIKQKNGKVRFYGGKSNAMEKRTRVRARVISHAIRDFIKESDKVIVMGHKNPDMDSIGAAIGMLKIAQVNNKDAFIVLDPDNVNLSVHKLLEAIQDHDDLWANFITPEEAREEMTEDTLLVVVDTHKPSLCIDTKLLDRVERIIVIDHHRRGEEFIEDAVLVYMEPYASSTAELITELLEYQPNHPNLDVLESTALLSGIIVDTKSFAIRTGSRTFDAASYLKSQGADTTLVQKLLKEDLEQYVKRAKLVENSYIYSAGTAISKGEENQTYNQVLIAQAADTLLTMNNVIASFVISELDDGRISISARSLGDVNVQVIMEKMNGGGHLTNAATQLSDVDIDEAEDILKEKIDGYFKGGQSS; this is encoded by the coding sequence ATGCCTAATTTCTTATTGAAGCGGTGGCATGGCTATCACGTCATAGCACTGTTGAGTATCGCGATATTGTTTACCGGTATTCTAACCTATTATCAATGGCAGCTTGGATTGATCGGCTTTCTAAGTATTGGCCTTGTTTTTGTCTTTGTGATCCGTGCAAAAACACAATTTGAAAAAGAATTTACCAATTATGTGTCTACATTAAGTTACAGGGTAAATAAAGCTGGCGAAGAGGCGGTAACCAAACTTCCTATTGGAATGATCCTCTATAATGAGGAAAGAAGCATTCAGTGGATTAACCCTTATATGTCAGCATTGTTAGCGAATGAAACACTAGGGGAACAGCTTTCTGTCGTATCTGACAAGCTCCCTGATCTTTTAGAAACTGAGCAAGGTGAATTTCTTATTACTCTTGGAGAGCGTAAATATCGGGTAGTCCACGAGTCGAACGAGCGACTCCTTTACTTTTTTAATGTCACGGAAGAACAGGAAATTAAAGCATTGTTCGAACGTGATAAAACTGTGATTGGTCTAGTCTATTTAGATAATTATGATGAAGTGACCCAAGGAATGGATGACCAGTTAAGAAGTAAATTGTTGACTCATGTAACAGACGTGTTAAACTCGTGGTCAAAACAACATGATATTTTATTGAGACGAATATCCTCAGACAGGTTTATCGCAATTTTTAATGAGGATGCTTTGTATCATTTAGAACAGAATCGATTTACACTTCTTGATGAAGTTCGGGAAGTGACAGGACAGGAAAAAGTCTCGCTCACTTTAAGTATAGGAATTGGAAGCGGCCACTCTTCATTGCGTGAATTGGGTGCCCTTGCTCAATCAAGTTTAGATTTGGCTTTAGGCCGAGGTGGAGATCAGGTAGCTATTAAACAAAAGAACGGAAAAGTTCGTTTTTATGGCGGAAAATCAAACGCGATGGAAAAACGGACCCGTGTAAGAGCCCGTGTGATCTCTCATGCTATTCGCGATTTTATTAAAGAAAGCGATAAGGTCATTGTCATGGGGCATAAAAATCCTGACATGGATTCAATTGGTGCCGCCATCGGGATGTTAAAAATTGCACAAGTAAACAACAAGGATGCCTTTATTGTTCTTGATCCGGATAATGTGAACTTAAGTGTACACAAGTTACTAGAGGCTATACAAGATCATGATGATCTATGGGCCAACTTTATCACTCCCGAAGAAGCACGAGAGGAAATGACCGAAGATACGCTCCTCGTGGTCGTTGATACACACAAACCGTCTCTATGCATTGATACGAAGCTGTTAGATCGTGTAGAGCGAATCATTGTGATCGACCATCATCGTCGAGGTGAGGAGTTTATTGAAGATGCTGTCCTCGTTTACATGGAGCCTTATGCTTCATCGACAGCCGAACTGATCACAGAGCTTTTGGAGTACCAGCCGAATCATCCAAATTTGGATGTTCTTGAATCAACTGCACTATTGTCAGGGATTATTGTCGATACAAAAAGCTTTGCTATCCGGACTGGATCGAGAACGTTTGATGCGGCTTCTTATTTAAAAAGTCAGGGAGCAGACACGACCCTAGTTCAGAAGCTGTTGAAAGAAGATCTAGAGCAGTATGTGAAACGAGCAAAGTTAGTGGAAAACTCTTATATATACTCTGCGGGGACAGCAATCTCCAAAGGGGAAGAAAATCAGACGTACAATCAAGTGCTTATTGCCCAGGCAGCCGATACGCTGTTAACGATGAACAATGTCATAGCATCCTTTGTTATTTCTGAGCTCGATGATGGGCGGATCAGTATTAGTGCCCGCTCTTTAGGTGATGTGAATGTCCAAGTGATTATGGAAAAAATGAACGGCGGCGGTCACTTGACGAATGCAGCAACTCAGTTATCAGATGTGGACATTGATGAAGCAGAAGATATTTTAAAAGAGAAGATTGATGGTTATTTCAAAGGGGGACAATCGTCATGA